One Natator depressus isolate rNatDep1 chromosome 6, rNatDep2.hap1, whole genome shotgun sequence DNA window includes the following coding sequences:
- the RTN1 gene encoding reticulon-1 isoform X2, with protein MQASADSTKMDCLWSNWKCQAIDLLYWRDIKQTGIVFGSILLLLFSLTQFSVVSVIAYLALAALSATISFRIYKSVLQAVQKTDEGHPFKAYLEMEMSLSQDQIQKYTDCLQLYVNSTVRELRRLFLVQDLVDSLKFAVLMWLLTYVGALFNGLTLMIMAVVSMFTLPVVYDKYQAQIDQYLGLVRTHINTVMAKIQAKIPGAKRKAE; from the exons CTATTGACCTGTTGTACTGGCGTGACATCAAGCAGACTGGGATAGTGTTCGGAAGCATCCTGCTACTGCTCTTCTCTCTGACCCAGTTCAGTGTGGTCAGTGTTATTGCCTACCTGGCACTAGCTGCTCTCTCAGCCACCATTAGCTTCAGAATCTACAAGTCAGTTTTACAGGCCGTGCAGAAGACTGATGAAGGCCATCCATTCAA AGCCTACCTGGAGATGGAAATGTCTCTATCACAGGACCAGATTCAGAAATACACAGACTGTCTCCAGTTGTACGTGAACAGCACAGTCAGAGAGCTGAGGAGACTCTTCCTTGTCCAGGACTTGGTGGATTCCTTAAAA tttgCAGTACTAATGTGGCTGCTGACTTACGTTGGAGCTCTCTTCAATGGCCTGACTCTTATGATCATGG CTGTGGTCTCTATGTTTACTCTACCTGTTGTATATGACAAGTATCAG GCACAGATTGATCAATACTTGGGACTTGTGAGGACCCACATAAACACTGTCATGGCAAA GATTCAGGCGAAAATCCCAGGCGCTAAGAGAAAGGCAGAATAA